In Belonocnema kinseyi isolate 2016_QV_RU_SX_M_011 chromosome 4, B_treatae_v1, whole genome shotgun sequence, a single window of DNA contains:
- the LOC117170675 gene encoding guanine nucleotide-binding protein G(q) subunit alpha isoform X6 — protein MACCLSEEAKEQKRINQEIERQLRRDKRDARRELKLLLLGTGESGKSTFIKQMRIIHGSGYSDEDKRGFIKLVYQNIFMAMQSMIRAMDLLKIQYGDSSNIEKAELVRAVDFETVTAFESPYVEAIKDLWADAGIQECYDRRREYQLTDSAKYYLMEIDRVAAPNYLPTEQDILRVRVPTTGIIEYPFDLEEIRFSYLSDLVRIEAPDYLPTEQDILRARAPTTGIIEYPFDLDSIIFRMVDVGGQRSERRKWIHCFENVTSIIFLVALSEYDQILFESENENRMEESKALFKTIITYPWFQHSSVILFLNKKDLLEEKIMYSHLVDYFPEYDGPQRDATAAREFILRMFVDLNPDSEKIIYSHFTCATDTENIKLVFCAVKDTIMQTALKEFNLA, from the exons GGACTGGTGAGTCGGGTAAATCCACGTTCATCAAACAGATGAGAATTATACACGGTTCTGGGTACTCGGACGAAGATAAGAGAGGTTTCATCAAATTGGTCTACCAAAATATTTTCATGGCAATGCAATCTATGATTCGAGCCATGGATCTCCTGAAGATCCAGTATGGGGATTCGTCGAATATA GAAAAAGCAGAGCTTGTTCGCGCTGTAGACTTCGAAACGGTAACGGCATTTGAAAGTCCATATGTAGAAGCTATTAAGGATTTATGGGCAGATGCCGGTATTCAAGAATGTTATGACCGTAGACGAGAGTACCAACTTACAGACTCGGCTAAATA CTACCTAATGGAGATAGATCGAGTTGCAGCACCAAACTACCTCCCCACAGAACAGGACATTCTTCGCGTAAGAGTGCCTACTACTGGTATAATTGAATATCCATTTGACTTGGAAGAAATCCGATTTAG TTACCTTAGTGATCTAGTACGTATCGAGGCGCCTGACTATCTTCCCACTGAGCAAGACATTCTTCGAGCTCGAGCTCCCACTACAGGCATTATAGAATATCCATTTGATCTGGACTCCATCATATTTAG GATGGTAGACGTCGGCGGACAGAGATCGGAGAGAAGAAAATGGATCCACTGTTTCGAAAATGTcacttccataatttttttagtagcaTTAAGTGAATACGATCAAATTCTGTTTGaatcggaaaacgag aatcGAATGGAAGAAAGTAAGGCGTTATTCAAGACGATTATAACATATCCCTGGTTTCAACACTCTTCCGTAATTCTGTTCCTTAACAAGAAAGATCTGCTCGAGGAAAAGATAATGTATTCTCATCTCGTCGACTACTTTCCTGAATATGATG GCCCGCAAAGAGACGCTACAGCAGCTAGAGAATTCATACTGAGGATGTTTGTCGACTTAAATCCAGATAGCGAAAAGATTATTTATTCCCACTTCACATGCGCCACAG ACACAGAGAATATTAAGCTTGTGTTCTGCGCCGTAAAGGACACGATAATGCAAACTGCACTAAAAGAATTCAATCTTGCTTAA
- the LOC117170675 gene encoding guanine nucleotide-binding protein G(q) subunit alpha isoform X5, with the protein MACCLSEEAKEQKRINQEIERQLRRDKRDARRELKLLLLGTGESGKSTFIKQMRIIHGSGYSDEDKRGFIKLVYQNIFMAMQSMIRAMDLLKIQYGDSSNIEKAELVRAVDFETVTAFESPYVEAIKDLWADAGIQECYDRRREYQLTDSAKYYLMEIDRVAAPNYLPTEQDILRVRVPTTGIIEYPFDLEEIRFSYLSDLVRIEAPDYLPTEQDILRARAPTTGIIEYPFDLDSIIFRMVDVGGQRSERRKWIHCFENVTSIIFLVALSEYDQILFESENENRMEESKALFKTIITYPWFQHSSVILFLNKKDLLEEKIMYSHLVDYFPEYDGPQRDATAAREFILRMFVDLNPDSEKIIYSHFTCATDTENIRFVFAAVKDTILQSNLKEYNLV; encoded by the exons GGACTGGTGAGTCGGGTAAATCCACGTTCATCAAACAGATGAGAATTATACACGGTTCTGGGTACTCGGACGAAGATAAGAGAGGTTTCATCAAATTGGTCTACCAAAATATTTTCATGGCAATGCAATCTATGATTCGAGCCATGGATCTCCTGAAGATCCAGTATGGGGATTCGTCGAATATA GAAAAAGCAGAGCTTGTTCGCGCTGTAGACTTCGAAACGGTAACGGCATTTGAAAGTCCATATGTAGAAGCTATTAAGGATTTATGGGCAGATGCCGGTATTCAAGAATGTTATGACCGTAGACGAGAGTACCAACTTACAGACTCGGCTAAATA CTACCTAATGGAGATAGATCGAGTTGCAGCACCAAACTACCTCCCCACAGAACAGGACATTCTTCGCGTAAGAGTGCCTACTACTGGTATAATTGAATATCCATTTGACTTGGAAGAAATCCGATTTAG TTACCTTAGTGATCTAGTACGTATCGAGGCGCCTGACTATCTTCCCACTGAGCAAGACATTCTTCGAGCTCGAGCTCCCACTACAGGCATTATAGAATATCCATTTGATCTGGACTCCATCATATTTAG GATGGTAGACGTCGGCGGACAGAGATCGGAGAGAAGAAAATGGATCCACTGTTTCGAAAATGTcacttccataatttttttagtagcaTTAAGTGAATACGATCAAATTCTGTTTGaatcggaaaacgag aatcGAATGGAAGAAAGTAAGGCGTTATTCAAGACGATTATAACATATCCCTGGTTTCAACACTCTTCCGTAATTCTGTTCCTTAACAAGAAAGATCTGCTCGAGGAAAAGATAATGTATTCTCATCTCGTCGACTACTTTCCTGAATATGATG GCCCGCAAAGAGACGCTACAGCAGCTAGAGAATTCATACTGAGGATGTTTGTCGACTTAAATCCAGATAGCGAAAAGATTATTTATTCCCACTTCACATGCGCCACAG ATACGGAAAACATCAGGTTCGTGTTTGCGGCGGTGAAGGACACTATCCTGCAATCAAATTTGAAGGAATACAACTTGGTTTAG